AATGCTACTCTGTTTCtacatattttcaaattgaaaCCACATGAAGAGAGATTATACCAACAGATATGGTATTAGGTATGGGCGAGGATCAATCAATAGAAATGCAGGAAAATGTAGCATAAATCATACCTTTGAACAACACCGGTAACTGGCGGTTGCGATTTCGGATTCAATGAATCTAGCGTCGAAAGATCGTTTGGTAAACGCTGTGTGAATTGCGATGATTGATGTTTGCGTAAGAAGTGAAGAGTGAGGAGAGATGAAGCGGCCATTTTTGATGAGGCCAGAGATATATCTGGAATTTGAAAGCCGCTGCTAGAAactactagaaaatttcaacctACTCTGTttaaatattcactttttatcgTGGGGGATTTTCTAGATTTACGTGGATTATtctgaataaataattagctACTTTATCTTTAGACAAAAagtttattcatttttatatatatttttatttaaaaaatcactTATTTATACTGATATAAAAtctactattttaatatttatacgATATGTAAAAGGAGagtttttgagaaatttacaaaattgacatttaattttaaaaattatattaaattaaatatataaaatttaaagattattaaaagtgtgattatGTGGAGTGAATGGGAGGTAAATTTTAGTGAAATGTTCTGAACATGTGATCATCGGTTTAAATGATTTCATGATATGCGTTAAAACGTCCTTCTCGTCCCTGTAAATAGTTGTTTAGAAGTGTTTTTGTggtgatttttatttaatacttcactttagaaacatgattttatttattagtattgttattttgtgagaTATGTTTcttagagaaaaaagaaagtgtagTATCCCAGAAAATCTAATTCAAACTCTAACGGTTGGAGAACTATTATCCCTAATTAGTATTTAATGACGGTGTTAGGTGAGAAGAAGAATTCTTGATTTTGCTCCAACTAAAGGAGTAGAGTACTAGATTTTGGGGCACGAACTGGTTCAGCACTGTGGTGAGCCCGTTGAACATGTTTTCTGGGTTTCACATGATATATGCCTATATTTATATCATCTGTGAactggttttgattttttactgtgtttattcaattttgtagGGGGGTGATGGAGGTTTGGCCTGATTTTGGTTTAATGTTTGAttagaatttcaaataaaaatattttttgtccGTTCAATGAATGCTTGTGGTGTGAATTGTTCgattgcatatttttatgggtttcattttatgttttgctCTATGGGTGAtcgttttaatacatattgattattgattttgtgcattacaaattgattttgttccttattttattgtagttttaggtAAGGCGGACGACTTTAAAGATGACAAACGAgttattttattgtgatagatttttatcttctaCTCTATGATTTCAgtgttgatttgtatagattttttattctcgTATAATTAAAACTGTTACTcatattgttcattgttaatattgattctaattttatttaaatcatttatacttaaaaattaatatgtaaaaatatgttaatatgTGCAAAGCACGTCCCGGACGTGATACTagtaaatactaaaattataaagaatcTTTTTTCCATGTAACTCTCTCACATATCTATTTTTAAACTCTAGATTATGTGATAATGGAAATTCagttttggtttttaattCCAAGCAAGATTAATCTCATAACTCATTTAATCTCTGATTATGAACTTACAAGTTGTATATGAGATGATGCTTACATGACTTTTCGTACTATTTAACGATTCAAATGAAATGATGCTCCCAAATTTGAGATAGTGCGTTAAATTTTGATAGATACTATCCATAACTCATTTTATAATACGGGATCATGTGTCAAAAGTCATGCTGGTAAATGCCAGTTTCAAACTTCACGCTTCCAACTtgagagcatccgcaatggtgcttaggccagccataggccagttATAGGCCAACCATTCtctcctctgccacgtcagcaacactaaaaaaccacctgccacgtcagatttaggccagccataggccataggccagccgcaataaaaacaattcaaaatatactacatttacggaattaaaattacgattaaaatacggaattaaatttagacacgtgtacggaaaaattcattaattgcattttaaaaagttacatagataaaaaaaaaagtacatgcataataaagaaaaaaactatcgtcgtgcagttctccgtgcccacaactcttcaattatatccttttggagttgaatatgagcatccactgggcgcatgtcggcaaattccttgagtcggccggcttcatcgagggGTACCCCCTGTCGcacactaggggtggccgctccgtggcttggaccggcttcatcgtcacgCCGACCCAACTAGTCGAGCTTggacgccttcgtcttcgacgatcatgttgtgcatgataatgcagGACGTACATTATCTcggaaacgcatccgacatcccacaaacgcgttgggcccttgattgccgcccatcgagaccggagcacaccaaatgcgcggctccacgtccttgcgcgccgactccgtcgttgcgcaaagtaggccttcttttcatcacttgtttgtcggatcgtcttcacaaagaccggccaccgagggtatatcccatccgccaagtagtagcccatatcatgccggttgccgttggccacgaatgagacggctggaccgacgcccggcacttctcgttgaagaggggagacgagttcagacgttgaggtcgttgttcgacccgactaccccaaaatacgcatgctaGATCCACAGTCTCagaatcagctacggcctcgaggattatcgtggggttctttgacttgtagccgggcCGTGTAGCAGCCCCCTTCCAGTGCAAGCCGATCAGCTTCTTCCACTCCTAATGCATAaaatctatgctgcctaacatcccgtggaacccatgcttctccccgtatccaccatacgcatgtaccgctccatcccgcggtttcatgtaggcctccatagcctcgttcatcctccgctCGTACTCCTTAtgatccccaccactaccgcTACCGTTACcactcgttgttgtgatccatcgctcgatgatgctcttgtacacaaagttatagagagagaaaactcgttaaaacaagtggtgcaaatgaaaatgaaactaaaaatcgcgtttatatatgatttaaaaaataaaaaataaaaatcgaaaaaaaccGCGGGCCgatcgctagccgatcgggGGCCGCCGCAATGATGgttagccgatcggccagcttGATCGGCTAGCAAtgacgagcgatcggccagctcATTTCCGCCGATGCGctcgccgattgcaatggCTTACTGCTAGCCGATTGTTCaaggttcggctagccgaatcggctagcgcgacgaatcggctagccgaccattgcgaaagctcttattttaaatagatGGAAATAGATTATATGCTCAAAACTTTTGATTTCCTTCATGATCCTACGAAATAGTGTCCATGATCCAATTATGATGTTTGAATCTCCAAATGAGATGATGTGGCAAGCCCAATTAGTGTCTCTTAAGATTCACACATGACGGTGCTCAAAAGTAAGTTAAGAGCACTCTCACTGGTTAAGCGTTATCGTCGGCGAAAAATCGTCGGAAATCGCTGGATTTTCGCCGGGCGTTGGGGTGATTTCGGCGAAAAATCGGCGTTAATTTTACTGATTCATCGccgatttatcgccgaatcATCGGCGCCCACTGTAACGCGATTCGGCGATTTTCggcgattttttttttttcaaccaacGGCTATAATTCCTacactatatataattcatcctcctccattcatcacacacaatcttcattctctcaatttttcaatctcattatctcaatcttcaatattcaaaattatgataacaAGTAGGAAAAATTCCCGAAAAGGTAAGGGCAAAGAGCCGAGTACGCAAATTCCCACTGATGAAGCAAATCAGCAGTGGATGAACTCGTTGTTGTcgatgggttctcctcccgACCAATATCCATATGCGGGTCCGTCCCCATTGCAGACTCCTCCGGTGCGCagactttctccgtacttcCAGTCTGCCCTCAGCATGCCCTCTCCAACCGACGATGTGTATCGCCCCCAGATAGTCACATCGTTGTTCGACACCCCTGGATCCAACCCAGACGACGAAGGATCTCAGGACGCGACGTACACAACGGATCCGACACTCAGCACGGACGACTACGAGGTGGAAGAAACGCCCGCCGAGCCGCCTTCTAGGAGCAGGAAGGGGAAGGCGCCGGCGTCGGCGTCGACGGCTGCGACTGATACGGCTTCCGATGAGAAGCCGAAGCGGGTAAGGACTACTTACACTATGGAAGAGTCCGAGCTGATAGCCAACTGCTGGGCGGACACGACGCAGAACGCGGAGCGCAAGCAACTACCAGACTGAGCTCGTGTTCCTGGGAGCGGGTTGCGGAGAAGTACACGAGCAACAAGACTCGCTCTCGATGAAGGACCATGGCAACGAGGCGATCCGCCGGCATTGGGAGCGCCTCATGAGGGACTGCAGCCACTTCAACGGTATATACTCTAACTTGATGACGAACATGACGAGTGGCCAGAACGAGCACatggtccgagatgaggccatGCAGAGGTATAATGGTCCAGTTCTTGTCGAAGGGCTTCAAGTATTGGAACATCTATGATAGGctgaaggatctccccaaattTCGGACGGGGATGCACACCGCGCTGCACGGGAAATCGGTGCGCTCGCGACTTAGCGGTGCGGAGAGTGAGGGAAGCGTGACCCCCATCGACTTGACTGGggatggtccgcacgagcgccctgtgggagcgaagaaggcgaaagggaggcggaaggggaagggcgcaTCGTCGGATGCCCAGTCGGAACCCCAGTTCATACAACAAGCCACGCTCTCTGCCAATGTCGCCAATCTGACGCAGCCTGTACACGCTAtacttcaccggcggcggaACCCCAGAAGAGAAGCAGTCCCTCTGGTCGACCatccaaaatatgaagatcCCGATGGGCCTCCCGCCGGACGCCCCTCCctcttagttttttaaatctttgttttttatttgtagttttttttttctcgttgtattatattttacaatgattaatacaacgatgaattgttcattataaatctatttattaaacacatttgtagggaaaattaaacaatattaaaaatgatgatgtaaaaatgaaatgttgagttagggaaaaataagggagaaataagggagaaaccattggagcagttggctaaatgttggctaaaaactggggataaattttagtgctgatgtagcgctgatgtggcaggagttagggagaaataagagagtttttagccggaccattgggagtgctctaatgTCTTTTGAGCTTCAAACGAAATGATGATCATAGATTAGTTTTGATGTTTTTGCGCGAGATAATGCACGTATGTTAATTTTGGTCCTTATAACTcaaagaagatgatgaacaTAATGTTTCAAGTGTTAAATGAGATGATACAATAAGCCAAATTTGGTATATATGATTGAGATGACACTCAAGCCAAAAAGCCAAATTTGGTATATATGATTGAGATGACACTCAagccaaaaatattttttgatctttcaaatttaatacgATATCACATTCATAAAATCAGTTATAATATTACAAGCTCGAGATTAATTGAGGCTCACAAGtcgatttattttttcaaaacaaagagaaaatgaTGCCCGTGCATTTGGTTTAGATGATTGATgtagttttaaattatttgtggTTCGATAGAAAACTTTGAAATGTTCATAGAAACTAGAAATTAGatacttcttcttcttttgatCTTTCAAACTTAATACGATATTCAGTTATAATATTACAAGCTCGAGATTAATTTGATGCTCACAAGTCgatttacttttttcaaaacaaagagaaaatgaTGCTCATGCATTTGGCTTAGATGATCGATgtagttttaaattatttgtagctcaattgaaaaattgaaatgttcagtagaaactagaaattacacactacttcttcttctcctcgtGTTTTAGTTTCTCCGCCAAACTAAGATAACTTTTTTTGTatgacacaagattttatatactccctccatccaccaaTATAAGGGCATATTTGACtggacacaagttttaagaaatatactagaaaatatgtttaaaagttagtggaatgtgagtcatactttttatatataagtagtacttattacttttataatggaatgaaatgtgagtgaaataaagttaatggaatgcgAGGGCCATTACTAAAAGTAGTATTATGACAAATAGGAAGTTTATTGGTGAAAAggtgaaaatggaaaaataaaaaaaattaatagtggACAAAAagagtaatactccctccgtcccacataattttaccaagtattccattttgggccgttccacataattttatccatttcacttttatcatttttggtagtggaccccatattccactaactcacttttactcacattttattataagactaatactcctactttaaaagtagaacccacatcccaccaaatATTTCAACTCACtatccattacatttcttaaaacctgtgccgagtcaaagtgtgtaaaattatgcgggacggagggaatatgttttatgtgttaaatagacagagaaaatagaagaaaaaataaaattaagataataaaataaaatagaaataaaatacaaatactaGTCATCTTAGTTGTGAAAGGCAAAAATGATCGTTCGGATCGCTAGTATAAAATCTTCAACCCcacattatcattttatcatatttttaatcaatatttttatacaaaagGATAATTGAACTCAATATTGTGAACGatacacaaatttatttaatcaattaatgttacttaattaaattttattttaaaaacatgtCGAAAATGGAGTAGTTAAATAAATGTGTAATAAACATAATAGCATTTACGTCTCACCTATTTCGTCACGCCAACTGGCGAGTGTTCATTGGATATTCGTTGTGGACCCATCCAAACCGAGAACAGTACCCAGCTTCGGGTCTTCCGAGCCTGTGCCCCACTCCGAACCTAACCTTCTCTCTCACAGTTCGTTGAAAAATTCATAtactttatctctctctcactgCCAAAATACTCCTCTCTCTCGAGCTCCTCATATTCCAGCTCGTCGATTCAAAACCCTAGAACTAAACTCATCTGTATCTGAAGATCGATTTCCACCTCCATTTCCCTCTCGTTACACACATCTCAATTTTAATGTGAGTCATTTTCGATTGGTAGTTTTTTAATCCCGTCgcatttccatttatttatatctgATTCTGTTTTGTGCGTGAATCTGTGTCCGGATGGGGTGGGGTGGGCGAGGGTGCAGGGGTGGGTTTGGGGGATAGGTGCACTTTAAAGTCCTGCTCCAGATGGTTCGATTTGGGGGTAGGGTTTAGGGATTGAAGGTGGGCAGCTTGTTTTGAAGTGATTCTGGAAGATTGAGTTAGTATCAGGATGTTCTATTCAGATGCAAtgttttttgttgtaattGTTTGACAGAATGGGCTAAAAACTGCACCTCTGGAGTTGGGGTTGTGTTGGTGTGTAAGGATGATGTGTTtgacatgtgtgtgtgttgggGGGAGGGGGTTATCTTcgtaatattttttcttctagaTTTTGTGCTGCAAAAGTTGCTTATATGTGTGATGGTCTACCTATAACTGAAAGTGGTTTGAACAGATAATCTCTCCCTCATGGTCAATATGATAGGCCATAGGTTTTAGAGATGAGAGTTATGACCTCAATTGGTGAAGTAAGAAACACGTGAATCACAGTATTGGCCTGTCCTTGAAAATCTAGTGCTGCTATCATATATAGTTGAggaaataatgaaatataaaagttGTCTCAATTCCTATAAGGAGAGATGCTCTTAGGCCGAGTTTGCATGTAGAATGTAATCACTTCTAGTGGATGACTAGTGGATTTGTCTTGTGATGTGGTCAATTAATATATAACATGTAGTACCACATTTACTGTACTGATTTTAGTttgataaaaatctatcaTCTCCACTGTAGgttacattattttgttttacccCGCAGTCAAGTGTCGACCAAAACACAAATTGTATTGATGATCATGTAATGCTTGACTGCAAGTACACTATATCCGTTCTACTGAATGTGTGACATGCTCTTGATTCTTAGGATTATAAAATGGACATGTTGTGTAGTGAGGAGGAAACTCGAAATTCACAGCGTAGAACATGTAACTATTCACCcaaccaaataaaaagaagagtaGAAATCATAGGAATAGGAGCGTCTGGACAATCTTCCATTTCAAATTTCTGTTAAATTATGATTCTGAActgtaatatttaataatctGTTTGAGATTTGGGTTTGCATGTCTTCCCACCCCCTCCCCCCAGTTATAAATGTAGTTTGACTTGCAGACAACTAAAGCCTGCTATGTTTGAGAAAGGAATGATATTAGATGTTGAATAAGAAATGCAAGTTATCAGATGGATCAAATTATGGCTTCACAACTGTTCAAGAACTGAACTTTGCTAGATTGCACTTGCTTTGCCTTTGTTCTATAACTTTAACTTTAACTTTAACTTCCTCTTTTCTGTATCTACCTCACATCAATAAGCCGGCCTCACACCTATAGCCTTCTTTAAGCTCTGCTCTAAGGTTAGGAGGAAGCATGATTACCTACCCACCCTGCTAAAGAGCTTTCTTTTTCTACAGAATATAGAGATCTATGACTATAAGTGTACACCTGTGGACTTCCTCACAACCCTTGTATTATAAAGAAACACGGGAACACCCATAACCACTTTGCTTACATCTTAGGTAGATATGTTTCTACATCTAGacacttaaattaaaatgtgacATTATGTGTTTATGGACCTTTATACCAGATTTATTACCCATATAATCCGTAAAGCCTGTAAGTTTCCAAAACCGACATGAGTTTTTTGCACTTGTCATACTCCTTTATGTATTGGTGATTAGATGGTTAAACTGTTGAAGCATTATCAGTGATCTGTCTATCTTTTTGCTTTAATGTGGTTAAACTTCTTCTATTGCTCACCATCTCTGCATTGCATTAATGTGGTGTATAAAAACAACATTTGGCATTCTACAATGGTGCATACCTAATTAGTGCTTGCTCTGCAGTGTTCTTATCATGGAGGCTGTCAGTGTTTGAGAAGGTGGCACGGGGCTGATGTTAGCTTTCAGGGGTATTGTATGCTGACATTGTTCTTGTTTCCAAAGGTTGTAATgcattattgatttttgagaaaaaaagatTCCAAGTCAAACTAGTCAATTCTTTATTCACAAATTTCAACTTACctatatcaaaatttaggTTAGCATCTATGCCTGGCAACGAATTTGGAGATAGGGTTCACAATTTCTTTGCACAAGACAATTCACCGCAGGGGCAGCATCAATCACATGGTGTGGATGGAAACTGGCCAGTGTCCAACAGCAATTTTTGGGTTGGCAGCCCAAGACCTGTTGATGTGCTGAACTCAAGCACTAAAAATTACTCTGGGCAAAACCCAGGTATTACCTCTCTGTTTCAATGTGGAATTGAACATGTTCTCTATGtctaatttgtttgttttttgggCGTTATCGTTACATTTAGACACATGGCTATACAGTGCTTCTGATTTATGTCTAATTTCTCCTTTATATTTTGAGCAGAAATAGATAGAGGGCAGTCTGGCTATCCTGCTCATTCAGCTAATGGATTGAATTTTCCTCAACCAAATCTGAGGCCTGATTTCTCTAGAATCCAACCCCTAAATGAGCAACAATATTCCAACGGCTATATGTATGGCAATCAATATCCCCAAGGTAGGCAGAATGAAGGTAACTTCCGGGAATTGGATGCGTATTCTGATCAACGTCATTTATTAGCCTCGAGAGACTTGCCTGTGCATGAATTGCATAGAATTAGCGGCCATGAGCAACCACCAAAAGCTTCAGATAGATCGGGAACATCTGTCTCCCCTGTTAGTTTTGATCTCTTTGGTGGTCAGCAGCAGATGAACCATCATCAGCAAGCAAGCATGCTGCAGGCATTACAGCGCCAACAATCTGGCCTCAATGACATGCAACAACTGCAGCAGCAACTCATTTACAGGAAAATGGAAGAGCTTCAAAGACAGCAGCAACTTCAACAGCTGGACTCAAGGCCTCAAACTCCTATTAATCAGGTTCCTCAGGTTACCAAACAGGCGTCTGGAAGCCAGTCCTCTCTGTTTAATGGTAGTCCAAATTCTGATGCATTACGCAATCCTTGGACGGCTGAGCCTGGTACAAACTGGCTTGGCCGTGGTTCTGCTGCCATGCAAGGATCCCCCGGTGGCACTACCTTTCTACCAAATCTTGGACAGACACACCGATTAATGGACATGGTGCATCAACAGGATGATCAATCCCTTTATGGAGTTCCAGTATCCAACCCAAGGGGTTTGGCTATGAACCAATACTCTCCTATGGTGACAGAGAGATCATCAACACCTCAAATGCCAATATCTGGCAATTCTCTGCACAGTAATCAACACAATTTTCTGCCTGACAGACTTACCAGACCAGAGGGGACTTCCATATCTCGACAAAACTATCAAAATGATACTAATGAACATGGTTCTAGTCAGTCACTGAATACTGGCATAATGAATATAGGGTTCCACCAGCAGGTGAATTCATTGCAGAATAATGCATCACATCAGGACCGTGCAAGGAGGCAGGAGCTGTCTACTCTGTCAGAAACCTCGCAAGAAAGATATCCAATGCATGTATCTTCACCTCAGAATGAAGTCACCTTAGATCCTGCTGAAGAAAAGATCTTGTATGGTTCAGATGATAATATATGGTCTGCATTTGGTAAGCTCCCGAGTATAAGTGCAGAAGCTGGtaatttatttgatagtaATAGTGGAATATCAAATGGGGCTCCATCCCTTCAGAGTGGTAGCTGGAGTGCTCTTATGCAGTCTGCAGTTGCTGAAACTTCTACTGCCGATGTAGGGCCTCAGGAGGAATGGAGTGGTCTGAACTATCACAATAATGATGGCTCTTCAGCAAATCAGTCCCCTCTAATTCACAATGTAAATGTCAAACAATCATCGTTGCCCAATGACCGTGTTCATATTTCTTCAGCAACGGGCACTGAATCCATTCGCTCTTCTGACTCTCTCAAATTGATGGGGTTGAATCAACTTGGGCATACTTTCCAGGAGCAGCCTAGTGAGGCGGCAGCGACTGATGTTTCTCAAAGGTTTGGGCAAGCCGTGGCAGGAACTAGCAAGTGGCTAAATCACAGCCAAGTCCAAAATCAATTAGGAGGTGAGAGTGATATACATGGAAATGCCTTGGGAAATGCTGTGGGCGCTGAGAGAAATGGAAAGAATTTTTTCGCAGATTGGCCTCTGGGTCAGGGTGGAACTAAACGACAACCAAATGGTGGGAATGTCCTGGCAGCTGTACCACCTGCTGGAGATAGATCACTGAATGCTCATGATGCTGAGAGAGTGCCTCAAAACCAGAACAATCAAGTGAAGTCAGTGGAGGGACAAATGGCAGATGGAGGTTCTTTATGGAAACCCAGTCCCCTAACTAGTGCTGTTGAATTTGGTTCTGTAAGATCTATGTCTGGAAATCACCAAGTAAATAAAGCCAAAGGGGATTTGGGTTTTCACAATGCTGCCACTTCAGCTGCGAACTCATTTAATATGGTAGCTGGTGATGGAGCTTATCCCTTTGCTCAGAATAACTATTTGCCCAATCAGTGGAAGCATGCCTCTCCTTCAACAAAATCCCAAGGGGGTGAAAGCTTAGGGAGAATGATGGACCAGGTTAAAGATCAAAATCAAGGATCATGGAAGAGCTCCGATCatgatgaaatgaaaaattacgATAGGGAGAACTGTGCCATGAAAGAGAATTCTAATGACAGCCATCGCTCAAACTTATCTAATCATGCTTCAGGTAGCTTCAGGGAAAGTGGTCCGACTGATGCAATTGATTCAAGGTCTCTATCATCTGGGAAGCAAAAGTCAAGCAATCCGCTTGCTAAAAAAGGTTCTGCTCCTCGCAAATTTCAGTATCATCCCATGGGAAATCTGGATGATGATGCGGGGTCAACCCATGGCCTGAAGCAGCACAGCCAAGCACAGGCCACACCTGTGCAGAGTGCCCATGCCCATTTTGGCCAGTTGAAACTGTTTGGTCAGGTTCCAAGAAATTCTGCAGAAAAGGTCATTTCTCAATTGAGCTGTATTAGATACGAGACTTAATTATTACAATGTTACTAGACAAAAACTATAAGTATTGTTTTACTTACAGGGTGAACTTCCAAAAGACAATAAACGCCTTGATAAAGAGTCTTCTGGTGGTAGCTTTACTGGTTATGCGGCCGGGACATCTAATCTTTTTAGCCAGTCCTTTGATTCAAGCACGAACAAGGCTTCATCACCCAGGTACTTCAAGTTTTCATTTACTTTAAAGAGTTTGTCAGTTGTCATTacattctgattttttttctatccaaTCCAGCCAAAACATGCTGGAGCTTCTTCACAAGGTGGATGTATCATCTCAACCACCTGAAGCTGAAAACTCTGATGGATCTGCTGGTCACCTTCAGCGTAGCCAATCGTCTTTCTCTAAAGGTTTTGGATTGCAACTTGGTCCTCCATCTCAACTGTTGCAGATTCCTGACCTTTCATCATCCTCCCAGAATGCTCAAAGCATGGAAAATGCAACACGTAACAGTCTTGCTGGTATAGGAATGGGAGAGAAAAGCATGCATATGGCATCTTCGTTGCAATCTAGGCAGTTCCCAAATGAAAAATCCCAGATGGAATATGAAAACAATACATCTGCAGGTCCAAGGCATCCTGGTATTGGTAACTCTGTCGGTAAGGGATCAGGGAATTATCATTCAGCATTAACTTCTGATATTCCGTATATGCGAAGTCAGCTTCAGAGTAAACAAGCAACAAGGCCAAGCACAAGACCAGCTGTGAATCAACACATTGACACCTCCTTCAGCTACAGTACTTCACTCTCTATGGAAAGAGGTTCTACAGAGACTGTTCTACCTGATACATCTGGTAATGTTCAGAAAAATAGTCTTCCTTCATC
The genomic region above belongs to Salvia hispanica cultivar TCC Black 2014 chromosome 3, UniMelb_Shisp_WGS_1.0, whole genome shotgun sequence and contains:
- the LOC125211791 gene encoding uncharacterized protein LOC125211791 isoform X2 produces the protein MPGNEFGDRVHNFFAQDNSPQGQHQSHGVDGNWPVSNSNFWVGSPRPVDVLNSSTKNYSGQNPEIDRGQSGYPAHSANGLNFPQPNLRPDFSRIQPLNEQQYSNGYMYGNQYPQGRQNEGNFRELDAYSDQRHLLASRDLPVHELHRISGHEQPPKASDRSGTSVSPVSFDLFGGQQQMNHHQQASMLQALQRQQSGLNDMQQLQQQLIYRKMEELQRQQQLQQLDSRPQTPINQVPQVTKQASGSQSSLFNGSPNSDALRNPWTAEPGTNWLGRGSAAMQGSPGGTTFLPNLGQTHRLMDMVHQQDDQSLYGVPVSNPRGLAMNQYSPMVTERSSTPQMPISGNSLHSNQHNFLPDRLTRPEGTSISRQNYQNDTNEHGSSQSLNTGIMNIGFHQQVNSLQNNASHQDRARRQELSTLSETSQERYPMHVSSPQNEVTLDPAEEKILYGSDDNIWSAFGKLPSISAEAGNLFDSNSGISNGAPSLQSGSWSALMQSAVAETSTADVGPQEEWSGLNYHNNDGSSANQSPLIHNVNVKQSSLPNDRVHISSATGTESIRSSDSLKLMGLNQLGHTFQEQPSEAAATDVSQRFGQAVAGTSKWLNHSQVQNQLGGESDIHGNALGNAVGAERNGKNFFADWPLGQGGTKRQPNGGNVLAAVPPAGDRSLNAHDAERVPQNQNNQVKSVEGQMADGGSLWKPSPLTSAVEFGSVRSMSGNHQVNKAKGDLGFHNAATSAANSFNMVAGDGAYPFAQNNYLPNQWKHASPSTKSQGGESLGRMMDQVKDQNQGSWKSSDHDEMKNYDRENCAMKENSNDSHRSNLSNHASGSFRESGPTDAIDSRSLSSGKQKSSNPLAKKGSAPRKFQYHPMGNLDDDAGSTHGLKQHSQAQATPVQSAHAHFGQLKLFGQVPRNSAEKGELPKDNKRLDKESSGGSFTGYAAGTSNLFSQSFDSSTNKASSPSQNMLELLHKVDVSSQPPEAENSDGSAGHLQRSQSSFSKGFGLQLGPPSQLLQIPDLSSSSQNAQSMENATRNSLAGIGMGEKSMHMASSLQSRQFPNEKSQMEYENNTSAGPRHPGIGNSVGKGSGNYHSALTSDIPYMRSQLQSKQATRPSTRPAVNQHIDTSFSYSTSLSMERGSTETVLPDTSGNVQKNSLPSSGGTGQQSGPHDVQKIRPAGTASSRDQMRSSQHFGMSGISRQGSSGQVLQSMPSNVPTPQHPSVTQYPKGLTNIHELPQPNILESSSRGDLDVGKGGHIFTKSTAIVHASIGADEKEQSLKERSGQFLSASKTEVPLGSASSEKNHLDDSPANSASTQKDIEDFGRSLKPNTFSNENFALLNQMRVLKHAESDPSLRFSKRLKGPENIHDIHQSHLVTEKQNQDNFRNSLDSSSGIPPEDSRVVTFSTPSDMLQRNTLPHGNAASEDVVVVTALHGSQSKPPADPSAVRAEHHMVSPQMAPSWFNQYGSFKNGSLPMQNIRHAMSSRPEELPFAPGTSSSAMDMPYLEEKMTATPVEAYVSDSLKSSAPTFKTNEHISSPPSMQMNATGQQQVILRPKKRKSATSELLSWYEEITHCSLSPSILSVVEANWTEATNRLAEKVEDDIDLIEDGPPLLRSKRRLILTTQLIQQLFPPPPATVFSADAISEYESVAYAVSRVALGDACSALSTSSNLGSPPHDIAPHVAKGKLSSDPRFAKVIEEFLGKAGKLENDFLRPERSTSILDLRLECQDLEKFSVINRFARFHGRGQTDNAETSTDATAAMQKPCAQKYVTAVPMPRSLPDRA